The Streptomyces sp. NBC_01689 genome includes a window with the following:
- a CDS encoding STAS domain-containing protein — protein MTQSVALRTRTTAAGTVMELAGDLDHHTAPQVRDALLALDVRPGEQLVLDLAAITFCDSSGLSVLIVARNHALAADATIALTTVPERVGRIIRIVGLDQVFPIHPTVQDAEDAWRSAQ, from the coding sequence GTGACCCAGAGCGTGGCCCTCCGCACCCGCACGACCGCCGCCGGCACGGTAATGGAACTCGCTGGGGACCTGGACCACCACACGGCTCCTCAGGTTCGTGACGCTCTCCTCGCGCTCGACGTGCGCCCCGGCGAGCAGCTCGTCCTCGACCTCGCGGCCATCACCTTCTGCGACTCCAGCGGGCTCAGTGTCCTGATCGTCGCCCGCAATCACGCCTTGGCCGCCGACGCAACCATCGCCCTGACCACGGTCCCCGAACGTGTCGGCCGGATCATCCGCATCGTCGGCCTGGACCAGGTCTTTCCCATTCATCCCACTGTGCAGGACGCCGAGGACGCTTGGCGATCCGCACAATGA
- a CDS encoding PP2C family protein-serine/threonine phosphatase: MCETGDAADSKHQTGDHKPADEAARFSGLLEDSAEDLYEHAPCGYLSTLLDGRIAKVNATLLDWLGYERGDLVGRMTFSDLLTVGGRLYHETHFAPLLRMQGEISGVALELKAADGTRLPVMVTSTVKTGSDGQPLLIRTTLFDARDRRAYETELLRARHEADRERDRLKLLNTTLQKTLLPPALANVPGLDVAAHYHIASVDEVGGDFYDLFPLAAGTWGMFLGDVCGKGAPAAAITSLARYTLRAAAVYNPDPAAVLANLNTVLNHEYSGTDPRFCTVIFGLLTPDTDRGGFRITLASGGHPPALLMRADGTADYLPTPGGQLIGVLPDAQISTTSVHLAPGDTLLLHTDGLTEAHTTVASGDDRYGDDALLDFGRSLAPSTASNTIDAVRALLAAFGTGVDDDTAVLAIHVPRTLSEEQQ; encoded by the coding sequence ATGTGCGAGACCGGCGACGCGGCGGACAGCAAACACCAGACCGGGGACCATAAGCCCGCGGATGAGGCGGCCCGCTTCTCCGGTCTGCTGGAGGACAGTGCCGAGGACCTCTACGAGCACGCCCCCTGTGGCTACCTCTCCACGCTGCTGGACGGCCGGATCGCCAAGGTCAACGCGACTCTGCTGGACTGGCTCGGCTACGAGCGCGGCGACCTGGTGGGCCGCATGACCTTCTCGGATCTTCTGACCGTCGGCGGCCGGCTCTATCACGAGACCCACTTCGCGCCGCTGCTGCGCATGCAGGGCGAGATCAGCGGTGTCGCTCTGGAGCTCAAGGCCGCCGACGGCACCCGCCTGCCCGTCATGGTCACCTCGACCGTCAAGACCGGCAGCGACGGGCAGCCCCTCCTGATCCGAACCACCCTCTTCGACGCCCGCGACCGCCGCGCCTACGAGACCGAACTCCTGCGCGCCCGCCACGAGGCGGACCGGGAACGCGACCGCCTCAAGCTGCTGAACACCACCTTGCAGAAGACGCTGCTGCCTCCCGCGTTGGCGAACGTGCCCGGCCTGGACGTCGCCGCGCACTACCACATCGCTTCCGTCGACGAGGTCGGCGGCGACTTCTACGATCTGTTCCCCCTTGCCGCCGGTACCTGGGGCATGTTCCTTGGCGATGTGTGCGGCAAGGGCGCCCCCGCGGCGGCCATCACCTCTCTGGCCCGCTACACGCTGCGCGCCGCCGCCGTCTACAACCCGGATCCGGCCGCCGTCCTCGCGAACCTCAACACGGTTCTCAACCACGAGTACAGCGGCACCGATCCCCGCTTCTGCACCGTCATCTTCGGCCTGCTCACCCCCGACACAGACAGGGGCGGCTTCCGTATCACGCTGGCCAGCGGCGGCCACCCCCCAGCCCTGCTGATGCGCGCCGACGGGACCGCCGACTATCTGCCCACTCCCGGCGGACAGCTCATCGGCGTCCTGCCCGACGCCCAGATCTCCACCACCAGCGTCCATCTCGCCCCCGGCGACACCCTGCTCCTGCACACCGACGGCCTCACCGAAGCCCACACCACCGTGGCCAGCGGCGACGACCGGTACGGGGACGACGCTCTCCTCGACTTCGGCCGCAGCCTCGCCCCCTCCACGGCGTCCAACACCATCGACGCGGTGCGCGCACTGCTCGCCGCCTTCGGCACCGGCGTGGACGACGACACCGCCGTCCTCGCCATCCATGTGCCCCGAACCCTCAGTGAAGAGCAGCAGTGA
- a CDS encoding alpha/beta fold hydrolase, which produces MDVRSRNHVTVTGRAGAPVVMLAHGFGCDQNMWRLVVPALAQDFTVVLFDHVGSGNSQLSAWSRDRYGSLDGYVDDILEVIGELALGPVTFVGHSVSAMMGVLAATRRPEAFAGLVLLAPSPRFIDDPATGYRGGFSAADIDELLESLDANYLGWSGAMAPVIMGNPERPELGEELTNSFCRTDPQIARLFARVTFLSDNRADLVAVTVPTLVAQCSSDAIAPPEVGAFVHAQIRGSRLVTLNATGHCPQLAAPEETAAAISAFAGAVR; this is translated from the coding sequence ATGGATGTGCGGAGCAGGAACCACGTGACGGTGACCGGGCGGGCCGGTGCGCCGGTGGTGATGCTGGCGCACGGGTTCGGGTGTGACCAGAACATGTGGCGTCTGGTGGTGCCCGCCCTGGCGCAGGACTTCACCGTCGTCCTCTTCGATCACGTTGGCTCGGGGAACTCGCAGCTGTCGGCGTGGAGCCGAGATCGGTACGGTTCGCTGGACGGCTATGTCGACGACATCCTGGAGGTCATCGGGGAGTTGGCGCTGGGCCCGGTCACGTTCGTGGGGCATTCGGTCAGCGCGATGATGGGCGTACTGGCCGCCACGCGCAGGCCGGAAGCTTTTGCCGGACTGGTGCTGCTCGCTCCGTCTCCGCGTTTCATCGATGATCCGGCCACGGGCTACCGGGGCGGGTTCAGCGCCGCTGACATCGATGAACTGCTGGAGTCGCTGGACGCGAACTATCTCGGCTGGTCGGGCGCGATGGCCCCGGTGATCATGGGAAATCCGGAGCGGCCCGAGCTGGGCGAGGAGCTGACGAACAGCTTCTGCCGGACGGACCCGCAGATCGCGCGGCTCTTCGCCCGCGTGACGTTCCTGTCCGACAACCGTGCCGATCTCGTGGCGGTCACGGTGCCCACGCTGGTCGCACAGTGCTCCAGTGACGCGATCGCTCCACCGGAGGTGGGTGCTTTCGTCCATGCGCAGATCCGGGGAAGCCGACTGGTCACACTGAACGCGACAGGGCACTGCCCCCAGCTCGCGGCTCCGGAGGAGACCGCCGCAGCGATCTCCGCGTTCGCGGGAGCCGTACGGTGA
- a CDS encoding integrin alpha, whose amino-acid sequence MTSRSLPRRRRRLVVATGIALVSGAVLAPVVNAATPAPTTTATTATTPSSKRLHDDFNGDGYPDLAIGAPGTPLKGQAKAGAVSVLYGSSGGLSTSRRQTLTWSNRSTVPQQTGYGSNLQSGDLDRDGYADLLSLVDRSPISGYHGRFLAVNWGGPKGLSATPTLLGNVPASSRGVFVVADVDGDKDPDVAAWGDDYGDENAPGDGSVLHGPFKRDGRSARATRFTLFPGEEWYAIAMAAGDVTGDGIADLAVSVRQQDGEVGTGGVALLAGGPSGFTYQGLLKDSQGRLIRGDDVAIGDLDKDGHADIVVGHSVDGTDYDVGLPVKGGAIAVVHGGRNGVSTTRKPVWINQDTAGVPGVGEWGDGMGAGLSIGDTDGDGYPDVAIGLPGEDFDGLTDAGTVLVLRGGATGLTTTGIKSFSQNTAGVPGTAEKLDRFGSETALVDANGDKKDGLVVGDWPENANSGAAWVFSAASGGITASGSFSFGPSTMGLPATGALFGDSVAD is encoded by the coding sequence ATGACTTCCCGTTCCCTCCCTCGGCGTCGCAGACGGCTTGTCGTCGCCACCGGAATCGCCCTGGTCAGCGGTGCCGTGCTGGCTCCCGTCGTCAACGCCGCCACCCCGGCCCCGACGACCACGGCAACGACCGCCACCACGCCCAGCAGCAAGCGCCTGCACGACGACTTCAACGGCGACGGCTACCCCGATCTGGCGATCGGCGCGCCGGGCACCCCGCTGAAGGGGCAGGCGAAGGCGGGGGCCGTCAGCGTGCTGTACGGCTCGTCCGGCGGGCTGTCGACCTCGCGCAGGCAGACACTGACCTGGTCGAACCGGTCGACGGTGCCGCAGCAGACGGGCTACGGCAGCAACCTGCAGAGCGGCGACCTTGACCGGGACGGCTACGCCGACCTGCTGTCGCTCGTGGACAGGTCTCCGATCAGCGGCTATCACGGACGTTTCCTGGCCGTCAACTGGGGTGGTCCCAAGGGGCTGTCCGCCACGCCGACCCTGCTGGGGAACGTGCCGGCGAGCTCCCGCGGCGTCTTCGTGGTCGCGGACGTCGACGGGGACAAGGATCCTGACGTGGCGGCGTGGGGCGACGATTACGGCGACGAGAACGCGCCGGGCGACGGCTCCGTGCTGCACGGTCCGTTCAAGCGCGACGGCCGCAGCGCGCGAGCGACCCGGTTCACCTTGTTCCCCGGCGAGGAGTGGTACGCCATCGCGATGGCCGCCGGTGACGTGACCGGCGACGGCATTGCCGATCTGGCCGTCAGCGTCAGGCAGCAGGACGGCGAGGTCGGTACCGGTGGGGTCGCCCTTCTGGCGGGCGGTCCTTCCGGGTTCACCTACCAGGGCCTTCTCAAGGACTCCCAGGGTCGGCTCATCCGCGGCGACGACGTCGCGATCGGTGACCTCGACAAGGACGGTCACGCCGACATCGTCGTCGGCCACTCTGTCGACGGCACCGACTACGACGTCGGCCTCCCCGTCAAGGGCGGTGCGATCGCCGTCGTCCACGGCGGCCGGAACGGCGTGTCCACCACCCGCAAGCCGGTGTGGATCAACCAGGACACAGCAGGCGTACCGGGAGTGGGGGAGTGGGGTGACGGCATGGGCGCGGGCCTGTCGATCGGCGACACCGACGGCGACGGCTACCCCGACGTGGCGATCGGCCTGCCCGGCGAGGACTTCGACGGCCTCACCGACGCCGGCACCGTGCTCGTGCTGCGCGGCGGCGCGACCGGTCTGACCACCACCGGCATCAAGTCGTTCAGCCAGAACACCGCGGGGGTACCCGGCACCGCGGAGAAGCTGGACCGTTTCGGCAGCGAGACCGCCCTCGTCGACGCCAACGGCGACAAGAAGGACGGCCTGGTCGTCGGCGACTGGCCGGAGAACGCGAACAGCGGTGCCGCGTGGGTGTTCTCGGCCGCCTCCGGCGGTATCACCGCGAGCGGTTCCTTCTCCTTCGGGCCGTCCACCATGGGCCTGCCCGCGACCGGGGCCCTGTTCGGTGACTCGGTGGCCGACTGA
- a CDS encoding plasmid mobilization protein produces the protein MKQINVRVPDEIHAGIAERAEAAGLSVQEYAKQVLADESNDLRHRFLHAGAHFADAFGDAFTEEFGNPAANRGPAAAA, from the coding sequence ATGAAGCAGATCAATGTACGCGTGCCCGACGAGATCCACGCCGGAATCGCAGAGCGCGCCGAGGCCGCGGGCCTGTCCGTGCAGGAGTACGCCAAGCAGGTGCTCGCCGACGAGTCCAACGACCTGCGACACCGCTTCCTCCACGCAGGCGCGCACTTCGCGGATGCCTTCGGAGACGCCTTCACAGAAGAGTTCGGGAACCCGGCCGCCAACCGTGGGCCGGCGGCCGCC